DNA from Halobacteriovorax sp. HLS:
AGCGCTTGCAGCACTTGAGGGTAGAGACGATGCAATCGGTTCAGAGAAAGTTCTTGAGTTAATGGCAGCAGTTGATGAGTATATCCCAACTCCAGCTAGAGACGTAGATCTTAACTTCTTAATGCCAGTAGAAGACGTATTCTCAATTTCAGGTCGTGGTACAGTTTGTACAGGTAGAATTGAAAGAGGTATCGTTAAGGTAAACGAAGAAGTAGAAATCGTAGGAATTAGAGAAACAGGTAAGACAACAGTAACTGGTGTTGAGATGTTCAGAAAGCTTCTTGACGAAGGTAGAGCAGGTGATAACGTTGGTCTTCTTTTAAGAGGTGTTAAAAGAGAAGATATCGAACGT
Protein-coding regions in this window:
- a CDS encoding EF-Tu/IF-2/RF-3 family GTPase, giving the protein ALAALEGRDDAIGSEKVLELMAAVDEYIPTPARDVDLNFLMPVEDVFSISGRGTVCTGRIERGIVKVNEEVEIVGIRETGKTTVTGVEMFRKLLDEGRAGDNVGLLLRGVKREDIERGQCLIKPGTVKPHAKFKCEVYILSKEEGGRHTPIFKGYRPQFYFRTTDVTGAIELAAGTEMIMPGDNTSFDVELITPIAMEKGLKFAIREGGRTIGA